A portion of the Flavobacterium limnophilum genome contains these proteins:
- a CDS encoding arylsulfatase, giving the protein MKKKFLLIYSMLLGVLLITFSGIAQEKVPPFNGVVKLDVRDSKADWTSFIRKKAPDGSPNILFILYDDTGLAAWSPYGGRINMPTMDKLAADGLTYTQWQTVALCSPTRSCINTGRNHNLNGMGAITEGANGFPGYSCQLPAQAATMAQILNDNGWSTFWLGKDHNVPETDLSAGANKSQWPLQQGYDRFYGFIGGETNQFYPDLTEDNHAIEAPYGPEKGYHLSKDLADQAIKMIGDQKSANPSKPWFMWYCPGANHAPHQAPADYIAKYKGKFDDGYDAYRKWVMPRMIEKGILPKGTKLTEWNPMPADMANPADAVRPWESLSADEKKLFSRLCEVYAAFSEYTDVQIGRIVDYLKKTGQYENTVIMYASDNGASGEGTPNGSVNENKFFNGFPDDLAENMKLIDELGGPNTYEHYPTGWAAALSTPFKMFKRYANYAGGTDCPLTITWPKGIKARGEVRNQYHHAVDIVPTILEICGVEMPKVYRGVEQYPLSGVSMKYSFDAKPNDPSQKHVQYFAMLGTRAIWQDGWKAVAVHAPLTDHGKFDQDKWELYHVDVDRSESIDLAKKNPEKLEELKQLWLEEANKNQALPLDDRTAIQILNIDRPTEEKPTDSYTYYPHTSQVPEAVAVSVRGKSFKIVANVEITADAKGVIFAHGSRFGGHSLFIKDHKLYYVYNFLGIKEQQLVSTEILKPGKHTFGMEFTKEKAGEHHESIGTAKLYINDKAVATGAMTAQVGKFTLVGDGLCVGWDSGDPVSKQYSSPGEFEGGEISFVTVNTGKEQYLDLEREAARAFSKE; this is encoded by the coding sequence ATGAAGAAAAAATTTCTATTGATCTATTCAATGCTTCTTGGAGTGTTGCTAATTACTTTTAGTGGCATTGCCCAAGAAAAAGTTCCGCCGTTTAATGGCGTCGTTAAGCTCGATGTTCGTGATTCGAAAGCAGATTGGACTTCTTTCATCCGTAAAAAAGCGCCAGATGGATCTCCCAACATTTTATTTATTCTTTATGATGATACCGGTCTAGCGGCATGGTCACCTTATGGAGGGAGAATTAACATGCCTACGATGGATAAATTGGCTGCCGATGGTTTGACTTATACACAGTGGCAAACCGTGGCTCTTTGTTCTCCAACTCGTTCTTGTATAAATACTGGTCGCAACCATAACCTGAACGGTATGGGAGCCATCACCGAAGGAGCCAATGGATTTCCGGGTTATAGCTGCCAGTTGCCTGCACAGGCTGCTACCATGGCACAAATTCTTAACGACAATGGTTGGAGTACATTTTGGTTAGGAAAAGACCATAATGTTCCGGAAACTGATTTATCTGCTGGAGCCAATAAAAGTCAGTGGCCTTTGCAACAAGGATATGACCGTTTTTATGGTTTTATTGGTGGAGAAACCAACCAGTTTTATCCTGATTTGACCGAAGACAACCACGCTATCGAAGCACCTTATGGTCCTGAAAAAGGCTATCATTTATCCAAAGATTTAGCAGACCAAGCCATCAAAATGATTGGTGACCAGAAATCGGCCAATCCTTCCAAGCCTTGGTTTATGTGGTATTGTCCGGGAGCCAATCACGCTCCTCATCAAGCGCCAGCCGATTATATAGCCAAATACAAGGGGAAATTTGATGATGGCTATGATGCTTATCGCAAATGGGTTATGCCAAGAATGATTGAAAAAGGTATTTTGCCAAAAGGAACAAAACTTACCGAATGGAACCCTATGCCGGCAGATATGGCCAATCCGGCAGATGCAGTGCGTCCGTGGGAATCACTTAGCGCTGATGAAAAGAAATTGTTCTCCCGTTTGTGTGAAGTATATGCTGCATTTTCTGAATATACCGATGTCCAAATTGGTCGCATTGTTGATTATTTAAAAAAGACTGGACAATATGAAAATACAGTCATTATGTATGCCTCGGATAACGGAGCTTCGGGGGAAGGCACGCCAAACGGTTCCGTGAATGAAAATAAATTTTTCAATGGTTTTCCTGACGATCTAGCCGAAAACATGAAGCTGATTGACGAGTTGGGTGGGCCAAATACTTATGAGCATTATCCAACGGGATGGGCTGCCGCTTTATCCACTCCTTTCAAAATGTTCAAACGCTATGCCAACTATGCGGGAGGTACCGATTGTCCGTTAACCATTACTTGGCCAAAAGGAATTAAAGCCCGTGGCGAAGTTCGCAACCAATACCATCACGCCGTTGATATTGTGCCTACCATTCTTGAAATATGTGGAGTGGAAATGCCAAAAGTGTATCGTGGAGTGGAGCAATATCCACTATCAGGGGTTTCGATGAAGTATAGTTTTGACGCCAAACCGAATGACCCGTCACAAAAACATGTGCAATATTTTGCCATGTTGGGTACCCGTGCCATTTGGCAAGACGGTTGGAAAGCCGTTGCGGTTCATGCTCCTTTGACGGATCATGGTAAATTTGACCAAGATAAATGGGAGTTGTATCACGTAGATGTAGATCGTTCGGAGTCTATTGATTTGGCTAAAAAAAATCCTGAAAAACTGGAAGAATTAAAGCAATTATGGTTGGAGGAAGCCAATAAAAATCAAGCTTTGCCGCTAGATGATCGTACTGCCATACAAATCTTAAATATTGATAGACCAACGGAAGAAAAACCAACAGATAGTTATACCTATTATCCGCATACCAGTCAAGTTCCAGAAGCGGTGGCTGTTAGTGTTAGAGGTAAATCGTTCAAGATTGTTGCCAATGTTGAGATTACTGCCGATGCTAAAGGAGTAATTTTTGCCCATGGTTCTCGTTTTGGAGGGCATAGCTTGTTTATAAAAGACCACAAATTGTATTATGTGTATAATTTCCTTGGTATCAAAGAACAACAATTAGTATCTACAGAAATATTAAAACCCGGAAAACACACTTTTGGCATGGAGTTTACCAAAGAAAAGGCTGGTGAACACCATGAGTCTATAGGGACAGCCAAATTGTATATCAATGACAAAGCAGTTGCCACTGGAGCAATGACGGCTCAAGTAGGTAAATTTACCCTTGTTGGAGATGGTTTATGTGTGGGCTGGGATAGCGGAGACCCTGTCAGCAAACAATACTCTTCTCCAGGAGAATTTGAAGGAGGAGAAATCAGTTTTGTGACTGTTAATACCGGAAAAGAGCAATATCTTGATTTAGAAAGAGAAGCAGCCAGAGCTTTCAGCAAGGAATAA
- a CDS encoding YdeI/OmpD-associated family protein gives MDKKEHHYFKNAKEWREWLHENHDKSTGICLIFYKVGSKMESMRWEEAVQVAICYGWIDSTVKKMDEERRKQVFSPRKDKSVWSKLNKTYIEKLLKENLVHESGLAKIEIAKQNGSWTSSDAVEELLIPDDLKRAFKQNETAFENYKNFSPSYRKSYLYWLNQAKREETRNNRITQIMNLCRENKKSRA, from the coding sequence TTGGACAAAAAAGAACACCATTATTTCAAAAATGCCAAAGAATGGCGGGAATGGTTGCACGAAAACCATGATAAATCCACTGGCATTTGCCTTATTTTCTACAAAGTGGGCAGCAAAATGGAAAGCATGCGCTGGGAAGAAGCCGTTCAAGTGGCAATTTGCTACGGCTGGATCGATTCGACAGTAAAAAAGATGGACGAAGAACGCCGAAAACAAGTGTTCTCGCCAAGAAAAGACAAAAGTGTTTGGAGCAAACTCAACAAAACCTATATCGAAAAACTCCTCAAGGAAAATCTCGTTCACGAAAGTGGCTTGGCCAAAATCGAAATCGCCAAGCAAAACGGTTCCTGGACTTCCTCGGATGCGGTTGAAGAGTTACTTATTCCAGATGATTTAAAAAGGGCATTCAAGCAAAATGAAACGGCTTTTGAAAATTATAAAAATTTCAGTCCATCCTACAGAAAAAGTTATCTTTATTGGCTCAATCAAGCCAAAAGAGAAGAAACTCGAAATAACCGAATAACCCAAATCATGAATCTTTGTCGTGAAAATAAAAAATCAAGAGCATAA
- a CDS encoding TOBE domain-containing protein, protein MKLSAQNQLKGKILKVDVGLITAKVLLDLGNGNVISSIISKDAISDLNLKPGDEAFAVIKSTEVIIGVPCECKDGKCDCK, encoded by the coding sequence ATGAAATTAAGTGCACAAAACCAATTAAAAGGGAAAATCCTCAAAGTGGATGTGGGATTGATTACTGCAAAAGTCTTGCTTGACTTGGGTAATGGAAATGTAATCTCGTCCATCATATCCAAAGATGCCATTTCCGATTTGAATTTAAAACCGGGCGACGAAGCATTTGCCGTCATCAAATCGACGGAAGTGATTATTGGAGTTCCTTGTGAGTGTAAAGACGGTAAATGTGATTGCAAATAA
- a CDS encoding winged helix-turn-helix domain-containing protein codes for MIEVECHISIKKDGNSFLNATKTELLKEIVQSGSLSGAAKKLKISYQHAWNMIEEMNRVAPELLVIMQRGGTNGGGAMISAYGERILGEYRQIQEQFDKMVSQINVEINL; via the coding sequence ATGATTGAGGTAGAATGTCATATCTCCATCAAGAAAGATGGCAATAGCTTTTTGAATGCAACAAAAACCGAACTGCTCAAAGAAATTGTTCAGAGCGGTAGTTTGAGTGGTGCGGCCAAAAAACTCAAGATTTCTTATCAACACGCCTGGAATATGATAGAAGAGATGAATCGAGTGGCTCCAGAGCTTTTGGTCATTATGCAACGAGGAGGAACCAATGGAGGAGGAGCAATGATCTCGGCTTATGGCGAAAGAATCCTTGGCGAGTATCGGCAAATTCAAGAGCAATTTGACAAGATGGTCAGCCAGATTAATGTAGAAATCAACCTTTAG
- a CDS encoding superoxide dismutase family protein yields MKKIILSAALLLAILIGCKTNSNSSDSKNLNITFESKSNSNVTGTATFTEKKGKVTFVAKLSGLTPGIHAIHIHEKSDCTAADGSSAGGHWNPTFKKHGKWGVGEYHRGDIGNFMADEKGNGTITLTTDEWAIGGEDATKNILGKGLIVHQGADDFTSQPAGNAGARVACSAIIK; encoded by the coding sequence ATGAAAAAAATAATCCTCTCCGCGGCACTGCTCCTAGCCATCCTTATTGGATGCAAAACCAACAGCAATTCCTCTGATTCCAAGAATTTGAACATCACGTTCGAATCAAAAAGCAACAGTAACGTAACCGGAACTGCCACCTTTACGGAAAAGAAGGGCAAAGTGACTTTCGTGGCCAAACTGTCGGGATTAACTCCCGGAATTCACGCCATCCACATTCACGAAAAATCAGATTGTACCGCCGCTGACGGAAGTTCCGCCGGAGGACACTGGAATCCAACCTTCAAAAAACACGGGAAATGGGGCGTTGGCGAATACCACAGAGGAGACATTGGCAATTTCATGGCTGACGAAAAAGGAAACGGAACCATCACTTTAACAACCGATGAATGGGCTATTGGTGGCGAAGATGCAACTAAAAACATTCTTGGAAAAGGATTGATCGTACATCAAGGTGCCGATGATTTCACCTCCCAACCTGCAGGAAATGCCGGTGCCAGAGTGGCTTGTTCGGCAATCATTAAATAG
- a CDS encoding TonB-dependent receptor: protein MKKIYTLLGSSFIALVPICEASGQTEKDTKLKQDFSKPLADTLTPALELKEVVVTASRTQETILRSPISIEQLQSADAKKYGSPTHFDGLENLKNVQIIIPSLGFKVINTRGFANTTNVRFAQLIDGIDNQAPHLGAPIANALGANDLDIDKIEVIPGSAAALYGMNAINGLANIQTQNPFQYQGMSIQQLTGVNHVGNVDRFSPQLFTTTNLRYAQAFNSKMAFKINASITNGTDWVADNRTDLAPNLNASTNLYGDDNPAYDEVNGYGNESANRKTLTLNGKKYVVSRTGYRETEIADYGIENYKWDAGLYFRPKKGHELAITYKGALINTVYQRSNRFRLEDYKLSQYAIDYHTDVFMVRGYLTQENTGKSYNMRSLAENMDRAFKSDDKWFSDYTTAYNNAVTNGSVVADAHKIARTTSDEGRFVPGTAAYEQKKEELVNINNWDYGAALRVKSSLVHSEGLLNWDKAFTDFFTKIGVQLLSGFDYRTYIIVPDGNYFINPEHNGENLTYGKTGGFTQLSKDLFSKKLRLSASIRGDKADYFEVKFTSRFTAVYSPKEAVNFRASYQSGYRFPSIFEGFSNVNSGGVKRVGGLRIMSDGIFENSYTKVSIDKFQAQVTSDLNTLGLTQAQAIDKNKAIIQKNPYTYLEPEFVRSFEFGFRGLALKKSLLIDADFYYNRYENFIAQVEASIPNTSNPAQIPTALYSKTTQSRYRLWTNSKSKIYNYGSSLGLKYRYNSVFSFLGNLTYSKLDRTDEQDGLEDGFNTPQIMANGTVIVENLWRNLGVSVTYRQQSPYDYVSFLVSGEVPSYWAMDAQINYDFKKPGVVAKLGGINFLNKPYYSILGGPQIGAFYYLSLTWNVGEI from the coding sequence ATGAAAAAGATTTACACGCTATTGGGCTCAAGTTTTATTGCTTTAGTCCCTATTTGCGAAGCCTCTGGACAAACCGAGAAAGACACCAAATTAAAACAGGATTTTAGCAAACCACTCGCCGATACCCTAACTCCAGCACTCGAACTTAAGGAAGTGGTGGTAACGGCTTCCCGCACCCAAGAAACTATTTTGCGTTCGCCCATCAGCATTGAACAATTACAATCGGCTGATGCCAAAAAATATGGTTCTCCTACTCATTTTGATGGCTTGGAAAACTTGAAAAATGTGCAAATCATCATTCCCAGTCTAGGTTTCAAAGTCATCAACACCCGGGGATTTGCCAACACCACCAATGTTCGATTTGCCCAATTAATAGACGGAATAGACAATCAGGCACCGCATTTGGGCGCACCCATAGCCAATGCTCTTGGCGCCAATGACCTTGACATCGATAAAATTGAAGTGATTCCGGGTTCGGCTGCCGCTTTATACGGAATGAACGCCATCAATGGATTGGCCAACATCCAGACCCAAAATCCGTTTCAGTACCAGGGAATGAGCATTCAACAATTGACGGGCGTGAATCATGTCGGGAATGTTGATCGTTTTTCTCCCCAACTTTTTACCACAACCAATTTGCGTTATGCCCAAGCATTCAACTCGAAAATGGCTTTCAAAATCAATGCTTCCATCACTAATGGAACCGATTGGGTTGCCGACAACCGAACCGATTTGGCTCCAAACCTGAATGCGTCAACCAATTTGTATGGCGATGACAATCCGGCTTATGACGAGGTAAATGGCTATGGAAACGAATCGGCCAACCGAAAAACATTGACTTTGAACGGCAAAAAATACGTGGTTTCCAGAACAGGTTACAGAGAAACCGAGATTGCGGATTATGGTATCGAGAATTACAAATGGGATGCCGGCTTGTATTTTCGACCCAAAAAAGGGCACGAATTAGCCATAACTTACAAAGGAGCTTTAATTAATACAGTCTATCAACGTTCCAACCGTTTTAGATTAGAAGATTACAAGTTAAGTCAATATGCGATTGATTACCATACGGATGTTTTTATGGTTCGAGGATATTTGACACAGGAAAACACGGGCAAGTCATACAATATGCGCTCCTTGGCAGAAAATATGGATCGGGCTTTTAAATCCGACGATAAATGGTTTTCCGATTATACCACGGCCTACAATAATGCCGTAACCAATGGATCGGTCGTTGCCGATGCCCATAAAATAGCCAGAACAACATCGGATGAGGGAAGATTTGTTCCCGGCACTGCTGCTTATGAACAAAAGAAAGAAGAGTTGGTCAACATCAACAATTGGGATTATGGTGCGGCACTTCGCGTAAAATCAAGTCTCGTTCATTCGGAAGGCTTGTTGAACTGGGACAAGGCTTTTACCGACTTTTTCACGAAAATTGGGGTACAACTCCTAAGTGGATTTGATTATAGAACCTATATCATTGTTCCAGACGGCAATTATTTTATCAATCCAGAGCATAATGGTGAAAACTTAACTTATGGAAAAACAGGCGGATTCACCCAATTGAGCAAAGATTTATTTAGTAAAAAATTACGTTTGAGTGCCTCCATTCGCGGCGACAAAGCCGATTATTTTGAAGTGAAGTTCACGTCAAGATTTACCGCGGTATATTCTCCGAAAGAGGCGGTCAACTTCCGGGCTTCTTATCAAAGTGGTTACCGATTTCCGAGTATTTTTGAAGGTTTTTCCAATGTAAACAGTGGTGGCGTCAAAAGAGTGGGAGGATTGCGAATCATGTCGGACGGTATTTTCGAAAACTCTTATACGAAAGTGTCCATCGACAAGTTTCAGGCTCAAGTAACCAGTGACCTCAACACTCTTGGCCTGACACAAGCCCAAGCGATTGACAAAAACAAAGCTATCATTCAGAAAAATCCTTACACGTATTTAGAACCAGAATTTGTTCGTTCTTTTGAATTTGGATTCAGGGGTCTTGCCCTAAAAAAGAGTTTGTTAATTGATGCCGACTTTTATTACAATCGTTACGAAAATTTTATTGCCCAAGTAGAAGCCAGTATCCCGAACACAAGCAATCCGGCACAAATACCAACTGCTCTTTATTCGAAAACTACCCAGAGCCGTTACCGTTTGTGGACCAATTCCAAAAGTAAAATCTACAATTATGGAAGCAGCTTGGGGTTGAAATACCGCTACAATTCTGTATTCTCGTTTTTGGGGAATCTAACGTATTCCAAATTGGATCGAACCGATGAGCAAGACGGATTGGAAGACGGTTTCAATACTCCACAAATCATGGCCAACGGAACAGTTATAGTCGAAAATTTATGGAGAAATCTTGGAGTAAGCGTCACCTATCGCCAACAAAGCCCATACGACTATGTTTCTTTCTTGGTCAGCGGGGAAGTGCCGTCTTACTGGGCAATGGATGCCCAAATCAATTATGATTTCAAAAAGCCAGGAGTTGTTGCCAAACTTGGAGGAATCAATTTCCTGAACAAGCCGTATTATTCCATATTGGGAGGCCCACAAATAGGTGCTTTTTATTATTTGTCATTAACCTGGAATGTTGGTGAAATCTAA
- the can gene encoding carbonate dehydratase → MSDFYNKILERNKKWVEESLTLDPNYFQDLAKGQSPPLLWIGCSDSRVPANEIIGAKPGETFVHRNIANMVIHSDMNMLSVLDYAVNVLKVKHVLVCGHYGCGGIKAAMKNDSVGIIDNWIRHIKDVYRFHHKELDAIEDETKRFNRFVELNVIEQVYDLAKTSIVQSAWKKGQELSIHGWVYGLNSGYVTDLNVNFSSDKDLDNVYQLKF, encoded by the coding sequence ATGAGCGATTTTTATAATAAAATATTAGAAAGAAACAAAAAATGGGTTGAGGAATCCTTGACCCTTGATCCCAATTATTTTCAAGATTTGGCCAAAGGGCAATCTCCGCCCTTGCTCTGGATAGGATGTTCGGATAGTAGGGTGCCGGCAAACGAAATCATCGGAGCAAAACCGGGTGAGACTTTTGTGCACAGAAATATTGCCAATATGGTCATTCACTCGGACATGAACATGTTGAGTGTCTTGGATTATGCCGTAAATGTACTGAAAGTCAAGCACGTATTGGTTTGTGGACATTATGGTTGTGGAGGGATAAAGGCTGCCATGAAGAATGATTCGGTGGGCATTATTGACAACTGGATTCGCCACATCAAGGATGTGTATCGTTTTCATCACAAGGAGTTGGATGCCATCGAGGACGAAACCAAACGTTTCAATCGATTTGTCGAATTGAACGTGATTGAGCAAGTCTATGATTTGGCCAAAACCTCGATTGTGCAATCGGCTTGGAAAAAAGGGCAAGAACTCTCCATTCACGGTTGGGTTTACGGTTTGAATTCGGGTTATGTGACCGATTTGAACGTGAATTTCAGTTCGGACAAGGATTTAGACAATGTGTATCAATTGAAGTTTTAG
- a CDS encoding Dps family protein yields the protein MKLNSIGLPSQEAEVLATELNVLLANFQVYYQNLRGLHWNIRGKRFFDLHLKFEELYNDSQLKIDLIAERVLTLDGIPFHTFEDYIKHNQLEIGKNIHNDEKAIELIVSSLSKLLLIERDILKKSGEIDDEGTNSMMGDFITEQEKTIWMLKAWQQE from the coding sequence ATGAAACTAAACAGTATTGGACTACCGAGTCAAGAAGCCGAAGTTTTGGCAACCGAATTGAATGTTTTATTGGCCAATTTTCAAGTATATTATCAAAATTTGAGAGGTTTGCATTGGAATATTCGCGGTAAACGTTTTTTCGACTTGCATTTAAAATTTGAAGAATTGTACAATGACAGCCAATTAAAAATAGATTTAATTGCTGAACGTGTCTTGACTTTAGACGGAATTCCGTTTCACACATTCGAAGATTATATCAAGCACAACCAACTCGAAATTGGAAAAAACATCCACAATGACGAGAAAGCCATCGAATTGATTGTTTCCTCGTTGTCAAAATTGCTCCTTATTGAAAGAGACATCCTTAAAAAATCGGGCGAGATTGACGACGAGGGAACTAACTCTATGATGGGTGATTTTATTACCGAACAGGAAAAAACCATTTGGATGTTGAAAGCTTGGCAACAAGAATAA
- a CDS encoding NAD-dependent malic enzyme, giving the protein MEENIGYSMLRNPRYNKGTAFTYEEREKYGIKGLLPDKIETIETQILRVEEQLENFEKPINKYIYLMQLLETNETLFFKTIISEPAKFLPLVYTPTVGQACQELGHILRRPRGLFISIDQKDHIKEILRNWPVKDVRFTVVTDGGRILGLGDLGINGIGISIGKLILYSSCGGVPPEYTLPIVLDAGTNNEEFLDDPLYPGLKRKRIRGKEFDDFVAAFVEAIQEVFPKICIQWEDFTGVDAIRILNSYRDNICTFNDDIQGTAAIATAGFISISRLMEKSFKDQRFLFMGAGAAAFGIADMLLKKFIRDGLSEEEALNQIWMFDVNGLLVKSRTDLAEHQLQFAHDSDPSDNFAETILKIKPTAIVGVSTVGGAFNSQVIENMSAVNERPIIFPYSNPTSHSECTAEQAYIWSKGKAIFASGSPFPPVLYDGKTFTPGQGNNVFIFPALGMAIFATEAKRVTDDMLLTAAEAVAEQVTQEDFEKGLIYPNVNDILKVSMKVAERVAELIFESGLAGVEKPNNICDFIKSKMYVPSYDIITCNNKP; this is encoded by the coding sequence ATGGAAGAAAATATAGGTTATTCGATGTTGCGCAATCCCCGTTACAATAAAGGAACTGCTTTCACCTATGAAGAAAGAGAAAAATACGGAATAAAGGGATTGTTGCCTGACAAAATTGAAACCATCGAAACCCAGATTTTAAGGGTGGAAGAACAGCTCGAAAATTTTGAAAAGCCCATAAATAAATACATTTACTTGATGCAATTGTTGGAGACCAACGAAACCTTGTTTTTCAAAACCATTATTAGTGAACCTGCCAAATTCTTGCCCTTGGTTTACACGCCTACTGTTGGCCAAGCCTGTCAAGAATTGGGTCACATTTTAAGGCGACCAAGGGGATTGTTTATCTCGATTGACCAGAAAGACCACATCAAGGAAATTCTAAGAAATTGGCCCGTAAAGGACGTGCGTTTTACCGTGGTGACCGATGGTGGACGAATATTGGGACTTGGCGATCTTGGCATCAACGGAATAGGAATTTCCATTGGAAAATTAATCCTGTACAGCAGTTGTGGAGGCGTTCCTCCTGAATATACGCTTCCCATCGTCTTGGATGCCGGCACCAATAATGAAGAATTTTTGGATGACCCACTGTATCCTGGATTAAAACGCAAAAGAATCAGGGGAAAAGAATTTGATGATTTTGTGGCCGCTTTTGTCGAAGCCATACAGGAAGTTTTTCCCAAAATTTGCATCCAATGGGAAGATTTTACCGGTGTGGATGCCATCCGTATTTTAAATTCCTATCGGGATAACATTTGCACGTTCAATGATGATATTCAAGGAACGGCAGCCATTGCTACGGCCGGTTTTATATCCATCAGTAGATTGATGGAAAAATCGTTCAAAGACCAACGCTTCTTGTTTATGGGTGCCGGTGCTGCAGCATTCGGCATAGCCGACATGTTGCTTAAAAAATTCATCAGGGACGGTTTGAGCGAAGAAGAAGCATTGAACCAAATTTGGATGTTTGACGTCAATGGATTATTGGTCAAAAGCCGTACAGATCTTGCCGAACACCAGTTGCAATTTGCCCATGACAGCGATCCTTCAGACAATTTTGCAGAAACAATCCTCAAAATTAAACCAACGGCCATCGTGGGTGTAAGTACCGTTGGAGGAGCTTTCAACAGCCAGGTAATTGAAAACATGAGTGCCGTAAACGAACGGCCTATTATTTTCCCCTACTCCAACCCTACCTCCCATTCTGAATGTACGGCAGAGCAAGCCTATATCTGGAGCAAAGGAAAGGCTATTTTTGCCAGCGGCAGCCCTTTTCCTCCAGTACTTTACGACGGAAAAACATTTACGCCCGGCCAAGGAAACAATGTCTTTATTTTCCCTGCACTGGGAATGGCTATTTTTGCAACCGAAGCCAAAAGAGTTACTGACGACATGTTGCTGACGGCAGCTGAAGCAGTGGCTGAACAGGTAACTCAAGAAGATTTTGAAAAAGGATTAATCTATCCAAACGTAAACGACATTCTAAAAGTATCCATGAAAGTGGCCGAAAGGGTGGCCGAACTTATTTTTGAAAGCGGATTGGCTGGTGTCGAAAAACCAAACAACATTTGCGATTTTATTAAAAGCAAAATGTATGTGCCCAGCTATGATATTATTACTTGTAATAATAAACCATAA
- a CDS encoding LETM1-related biofilm-associated protein, translated as MINPSAVGWIDKFFLKQNSSLLAAEMQPDLFYKKVRETGFIYGHIVSFNIPFQIVTKGWLQNEISKVALLNTLYGVYELTTGENNQEKFVSKAVAFYNEMNPQGFSLFKKILPDDSASVTLEKIIDSRVQTNIDIISKNFSHIVTNALLFIDVLAFRQYLIHGKIPEKYLKKIEEAIISIVSLALKTKSTKSKYDDLLIKLFESSVRYSKFSKVNIKNLEELKLDYFTKELEQNYLIDMAGMALWSDGVIENNEAYFLYKLAELMGVPDDFVTECMEKTNEFITKYKNEIPYFKYSNPVKHFYDQTTQTVVTLIGRNKNRLVKEIVQSKELMLLLAYSTRRDLNEKEKKKVRKQLLDICKTIPSLAIFLLPGGSLLLPIFIKFIPTLLPSAFNENLDHED; from the coding sequence ATGATTAACCCCTCGGCAGTTGGTTGGATAGACAAATTTTTCTTGAAGCAAAATTCCTCTTTGCTTGCTGCTGAAATGCAACCTGATCTATTTTACAAAAAGGTTAGGGAAACAGGGTTTATTTATGGCCATATCGTTTCTTTCAATATCCCTTTCCAAATTGTAACTAAAGGCTGGCTCCAGAACGAGATTTCCAAAGTGGCTCTGCTCAATACCCTGTATGGCGTTTACGAATTAACCACGGGGGAAAACAATCAAGAAAAATTTGTTTCGAAAGCAGTCGCCTTTTACAATGAAATGAATCCGCAAGGGTTTAGTTTGTTCAAGAAAATATTGCCCGACGACTCCGCTTCGGTTACTCTGGAAAAAATAATCGACAGCCGCGTTCAAACCAATATCGACATCATCAGCAAAAACTTTTCGCATATTGTCACCAATGCGTTGCTTTTTATAGACGTTTTGGCTTTTCGCCAATACTTGATTCACGGGAAAATTCCGGAAAAATATTTAAAAAAAATAGAAGAAGCCATCATCAGCATCGTTTCGCTGGCGTTGAAAACCAAATCCACCAAGTCAAAATACGACGATTTATTGATAAAATTGTTCGAATCCTCGGTTCGTTACAGCAAATTTTCGAAAGTCAACATCAAAAACCTCGAAGAACTGAAATTGGATTATTTCACCAAGGAATTGGAACAAAACTATTTGATCGACATGGCGGGAATGGCCTTGTGGAGCGATGGAGTCATCGAAAACAATGAAGCTTATTTTCTATACAAATTAGCCGAATTAATGGGCGTCCCCGATGATTTTGTCACCGAATGCATGGAGAAAACCAATGAATTCATCACAAAATACAAAAACGAAATCCCCTATTTTAAATATTCCAATCCGGTCAAACATTTTTACGACCAAACCACGCAAACTGTTGTAACACTCATTGGCCGCAACAAAAACAGGCTGGTCAAGGAGATTGTCCAAAGCAAAGAATTGATGTTGCTCTTGGCCTATTCCACCAGAAGGGATTTAAACGAAAAAGAAAAGAAAAAAGTGAGGAAACAACTGTTGGATATTTGCAAAACCATACCCTCGCTGGCCATATTCTTATTGCCCGGCGGCAGTTTGTTGCTGCCAATTTTCATCAAATTCATCCCAACGCTTTTGCCGTCGGCTTTCAATGAAAATTTGGATCACGAAGATTAA